One region of Rana temporaria chromosome 9, aRanTem1.1, whole genome shotgun sequence genomic DNA includes:
- the BARHL1 gene encoding barH-like 1 homeobox protein isoform X1, which yields MEGSNGFGIDTILSHRAGSPGLAQGDPLMGESRSPLELSPSSEVSSLCSSPPSPSRECMDSVSSRQGVALAIESHLQPGVQVLSAPSQSRTVTSSFLIRDILADCKPLATCAPYSSNGQPAQDLSHCLSSKAAEDFRDKLEKSSSSTSSESEYKGKVKEEGDREISSSRDSPPVRLKKPRKARTAFTDHQLAQLERSFERQKYLSVQDRMELAASLNLTDTQVKTWYQNRRTKWKRQTAVGLELLAEAGNYSALQRMFPSPYFYPQSLVSNLDPSAALYLYRGPTAPPPALQRPLVPRILIHGLQGGAEPPPALPPLTGVIPRAAQPR from the exons ATGGAGGGCTCCAACGGGTTTGGAATTGACACCATCTTGTCCCACAGAGCTGGTAGCCCCGGGCTCGCCCAAGGAGACCCACTGATGGGGGAGAGCAGGTCCCCCTTGGAGCTCAGTCCCAGCTCTGAGGTCAGTAGCCTTTGCTCCTCTCCACCTTCCCCATCTAGAGAATGCATGGACTCGGTCAGCTCCAGGCAAGGGGTCGCCTTGGCCATTGAGTCCCACCTGCAGCCAGGGGTCCAGGTCCTCTCAGCTCCATCCCAGTCCAGGACCGTCACCTCTTCATTTTTAATCCGGGACATCCTAGCGGACTGCAAGCCACTGGCCACCTGCGCTCCTTACTCCAGCAATGGGCAACCAGCCCAGGACTTGAGTCACTGCTTGTCCAGCAAAGCTGCAGAGGACTTTAGGGACAAACTGGAGAAAAGCAGCAGCTCCACATCCTCAGAATCCGAATATAAAGGTAAAG TGAAAGAAGAGGGAGATCGGGAGATTTCCagttccagggacagtcccccagTGAGGTTGAAGAAGCCCCGGAAAGCCCGCACCGCCTTCACCGACCATCAACTGGCGCAGCTGGAGAGAAGTTTTGAGCGACAGAAGTACCTGAGTGTTCAGGACAGGATGGAGCTGGCAGCCTCACTCAACCTCACAGACACACAGGTCAAGACTTGGTACCAGAACAGGAG GACAAAGTGGAAGAGGCAGACTGCAGTTGGACTGGAGCTGTTGGCAGAGGCGGGTAATTACTCTGCCCTTCAGAGGATGTTTCCTTCACCATACTTTTACCCACAAAGCCTTGTTTCCAACCTGGATCCCAGTGCAGCCCTCTATTTGTACAGGGGACCTACAGCACCTCCACCAGCTTTGCAGAGACCTCTGGTGCCGAGAATCCTTATTCATGGACTTCAGGGTGGTGCTGAGCCCCCACCTGCCCTTCCCCCTTTGACAGGAGTCATTCCAAGGGCGGCACAGCCCCGATGA
- the BARHL1 gene encoding barH-like 1 homeobox protein isoform X2: MEGSNGFGIDTILSHRAGSPGLAQGDPLMGESRSPLELSPSSEVSSLCSSPPSPSRECMDSVSSRQGVALAIESHLQPGVQVLSAPSQSRTVTSSFLIRDILADCKPLATCAPYSSNGQPAQDLSHCLSSKAAEDFRDKLEKSSSSTSSESEYKVKEEGDREISSSRDSPPVRLKKPRKARTAFTDHQLAQLERSFERQKYLSVQDRMELAASLNLTDTQVKTWYQNRRTKWKRQTAVGLELLAEAGNYSALQRMFPSPYFYPQSLVSNLDPSAALYLYRGPTAPPPALQRPLVPRILIHGLQGGAEPPPALPPLTGVIPRAAQPR; encoded by the exons ATGGAGGGCTCCAACGGGTTTGGAATTGACACCATCTTGTCCCACAGAGCTGGTAGCCCCGGGCTCGCCCAAGGAGACCCACTGATGGGGGAGAGCAGGTCCCCCTTGGAGCTCAGTCCCAGCTCTGAGGTCAGTAGCCTTTGCTCCTCTCCACCTTCCCCATCTAGAGAATGCATGGACTCGGTCAGCTCCAGGCAAGGGGTCGCCTTGGCCATTGAGTCCCACCTGCAGCCAGGGGTCCAGGTCCTCTCAGCTCCATCCCAGTCCAGGACCGTCACCTCTTCATTTTTAATCCGGGACATCCTAGCGGACTGCAAGCCACTGGCCACCTGCGCTCCTTACTCCAGCAATGGGCAACCAGCCCAGGACTTGAGTCACTGCTTGTCCAGCAAAGCTGCAGAGGACTTTAGGGACAAACTGGAGAAAAGCAGCAGCTCCACATCCTCAGAATCCGAATATAAAG TGAAAGAAGAGGGAGATCGGGAGATTTCCagttccagggacagtcccccagTGAGGTTGAAGAAGCCCCGGAAAGCCCGCACCGCCTTCACCGACCATCAACTGGCGCAGCTGGAGAGAAGTTTTGAGCGACAGAAGTACCTGAGTGTTCAGGACAGGATGGAGCTGGCAGCCTCACTCAACCTCACAGACACACAGGTCAAGACTTGGTACCAGAACAGGAG GACAAAGTGGAAGAGGCAGACTGCAGTTGGACTGGAGCTGTTGGCAGAGGCGGGTAATTACTCTGCCCTTCAGAGGATGTTTCCTTCACCATACTTTTACCCACAAAGCCTTGTTTCCAACCTGGATCCCAGTGCAGCCCTCTATTTGTACAGGGGACCTACAGCACCTCCACCAGCTTTGCAGAGACCTCTGGTGCCGAGAATCCTTATTCATGGACTTCAGGGTGGTGCTGAGCCCCCACCTGCCCTTCCCCCTTTGACAGGAGTCATTCCAAGGGCGGCACAGCCCCGATGA